The following coding sequences lie in one Verrucomicrobiia bacterium genomic window:
- a CDS encoding SDR family oxidoreductase yields MIEIRTNHAAWVTGAAGLIGSYLVRHAAHHATGFSVRGLARGDLDLLDSAAVRERFHRERPRLVVHCAALSQSPACEQDPELAWKLNFEVTRLLADLCSNIPLLFFSTDLVFDGTRGGYQENDSVNPLSVYGATKVAAERAVLANPLHLVVRTSLNGGISKAGNRGFNEQLRRGFEAGRTATLFVDEFRSPIAAEETARAAWELIVQRRSGIFHVAGAERLSRWEIGRLLARCWPNLDARIEAASLSTYKGAPRAPDTSLDCSKASAVLSRPLPAFSEWLKNHAHDWLDR; encoded by the coding sequence TTGATTGAAATTCGCACCAACCACGCCGCATGGGTGACAGGTGCCGCCGGATTGATCGGCAGTTACCTCGTTCGTCATGCGGCTCATCACGCGACAGGGTTTTCGGTTCGCGGACTCGCGCGCGGGGATTTGGACCTGCTTGACTCGGCGGCCGTTCGCGAACGCTTCCACCGCGAACGCCCCCGCCTGGTCGTCCACTGTGCCGCGTTGAGCCAGAGTCCCGCATGCGAGCAAGATCCTGAACTTGCGTGGAAACTCAACTTCGAGGTCACGCGCCTGCTGGCCGATCTCTGTTCGAACATTCCCCTGCTCTTCTTTTCCACGGACCTCGTATTTGACGGCACGCGAGGCGGTTACCAAGAGAATGACAGCGTCAATCCGCTAAGCGTATATGGCGCCACCAAGGTTGCGGCCGAACGGGCGGTGCTCGCGAATCCGCTGCATCTGGTTGTGCGCACGTCCTTGAACGGCGGAATTTCAAAGGCGGGCAATCGCGGATTCAACGAACAACTGCGCCGCGGATTCGAGGCTGGGCGGACGGCAACGCTGTTTGTGGATGAATTTCGCAGTCCGATAGCAGCCGAAGAAACTGCGCGCGCGGCGTGGGAACTCATTGTGCAGCGCCGCAGCGGCATATTCCACGTTGCCGGTGCGGAGCGATTGTCACGCTGGGAGATTGGGCGGCTGCTTGCGAGGTGCTGGCCCAACCTGGACGCGCGCATAGAGGCCGCCTCGCTGTCGACCTACAAAGGCGCACCACGGGCTCCCGATACATCCCTCGATTGCTCCAAAGCCAGCGCTGTCCTGAGCCGCCCGTTGCCAGCGTTCAGCGAATGGCTGAAGAACCACGCGCACGATTGGCTCGACAGGTAA
- a CDS encoding serine/threonine-protein kinase translates to MALFTIQNEFRYDIVRKIFEGGMGVVYEAEQNGTREFIKRIAIKVIRQNYASQKQFIDNFIGEAKLVADLIHTNIVQTYHLGESRGVYFIAMELIRGVNLEQFAQQLQDKKRQLPRELAIFIVSRVARGLAYAHSKTDRDSKPLGIVHRDVSFKNIMIAFEGDVKLTDFGIAKAKGFLSDQEGEVVAGKADYMSPEQANFQITDKRSDLFSAGVVLAHLLLGKNIFKSGTAEESRQRIMNMAIPDFRTLDSRIDDRLNDILHKALARDLDKRYATADELLYDLEHYIYHTGYGPTNETLGKYIRELFGQFVPSGNNVKSKTLPTEDTVRIRTQP, encoded by the coding sequence GTGGCCCTCTTCACGATTCAAAACGAGTTTCGTTACGACATAGTCCGAAAGATTTTCGAAGGCGGAATGGGCGTCGTATACGAAGCAGAGCAGAATGGAACGCGCGAATTCATCAAGCGAATCGCGATCAAGGTGATCCGCCAGAATTACGCGAGCCAGAAACAATTCATCGATAATTTTATCGGCGAAGCAAAGCTCGTCGCAGATCTCATCCACACAAATATCGTCCAGACGTATCATCTCGGTGAATCACGCGGCGTATATTTTATCGCCATGGAACTGATCCGCGGCGTCAACCTTGAGCAGTTCGCACAACAACTCCAGGACAAGAAACGCCAGCTGCCGCGCGAGCTCGCGATCTTCATCGTCAGCCGCGTCGCCCGCGGGCTCGCCTACGCGCATTCCAAAACCGATCGCGACAGCAAGCCGCTGGGCATTGTCCATCGCGACGTCAGCTTCAAGAACATCATGATTGCCTTTGAGGGCGACGTGAAGCTGACGGACTTCGGAATTGCAAAGGCCAAGGGATTCTTGTCCGACCAGGAAGGTGAAGTGGTCGCCGGCAAGGCCGATTACATGAGCCCGGAGCAGGCCAATTTCCAGATCACGGACAAACGTTCCGACCTGTTTTCAGCGGGTGTTGTGCTCGCGCATCTGCTGCTTGGGAAAAACATTTTCAAAAGCGGCACTGCCGAGGAGTCGCGCCAGCGGATCATGAACATGGCGATCCCGGATTTCCGCACGCTGGATTCGCGCATTGATGACCGGCTCAACGACATTCTCCACAAGGCGCTGGCGCGCGACCTTGACAAACGCTACGCGACAGCGGACGAGCTCTTGTATGATCTTGAGCATTACATTTATCACACGGGTTACGGCCCCACAAACGAAACGCTGGGCAAATACATCCGCGAACTCTTCGGGCAGTTCGTTCCGTCTGGCAACAACGTGAAGAGCAAAACACTGCCGACAGAAGACACCGTCCGCATCCGCACACAGCCCTGA
- a CDS encoding 2-dehydropantoate 2-reductase yields the protein MKIAVVGCGALGSYYGAKLARAGQDVHFLLRSDYDVVRRRGVFIRSPEGDFNVRVRCARRPEEIGVSDLVLIGLKTTANAQFPVLLPPLAGPETAVLTLQNGLGNEEQLARLIPPSQILGGLCFVCLNRVEPGVIRHLDHGTVVLGEFQRWPEPRTHAIAELFKRAGLTCRVTDNLAQAHWEKLVWNIPFNGLGVASAAGFEAFSENSVDVRAQGECLTTDKLLRDRQWEGLVRELMLEVIRAANALGHAIPENLAEKQIERTRTMGAYQASTLVDFERNQPLELESLFGEPLRQAKGAGIATPRLERLFEILLALTRGR from the coding sequence ATGAAAATTGCAGTGGTTGGTTGCGGGGCGCTTGGCAGTTATTACGGCGCAAAACTCGCGCGTGCCGGACAGGATGTCCACTTTCTCCTGCGCTCCGATTATGACGTGGTTCGGCGGCGCGGAGTTTTCATTCGCAGCCCTGAAGGCGACTTCAACGTTCGTGTTCGCTGCGCCCGAAGGCCGGAGGAGATTGGCGTGAGTGACCTTGTGCTCATTGGTTTGAAGACAACTGCAAACGCCCAGTTTCCAGTCCTGTTGCCACCTCTCGCCGGCCCGGAAACAGCGGTTCTCACGTTGCAGAATGGCTTGGGAAACGAGGAGCAACTCGCGCGTTTGATTCCGCCGTCACAGATTCTCGGAGGGCTCTGCTTTGTCTGTTTAAATCGAGTGGAACCCGGCGTCATCCGTCATCTGGATCACGGGACCGTGGTGCTTGGGGAATTTCAGCGATGGCCTGAGCCACGCACGCACGCGATTGCCGAATTGTTTAAGCGGGCGGGCCTTACGTGCCGCGTCACGGATAATCTCGCGCAGGCGCATTGGGAGAAGCTCGTATGGAACATCCCGTTCAATGGCCTGGGAGTGGCAAGCGCGGCGGGCTTCGAAGCGTTCTCAGAAAACAGTGTGGACGTGCGGGCGCAGGGTGAATGCCTCACCACGGACAAATTGCTGCGGGATCGGCAATGGGAAGGGCTCGTTCGGGAGCTGATGCTCGAGGTGATCCGAGCGGCCAATGCGCTGGGGCATGCCATTCCGGAAAACCTCGCGGAGAAACAAATTGAGCGGACGCGGACGATGGGAGCGTATCAGGCGTCGACGTTGGTGGATTTCGAACGCAACCAGCCGCTGGAGCTGGAAAGCCTGTTTGGAGAACCGTTGCGGCAGGCGAAGGGAGCCGGGATTGCGACGCCGCGTCTCGAGCGTTTGTTTGAGATCCTCCTGGCCCTGACGCGGGGGCGTTAG
- a CDS encoding HU family DNA-binding protein: MAKSLSKSQIASTLSEKVGITKKQSVLYLEELATLAYKNAKNTFTLPGLGKLKLKNRAARTGRNPATGQAIQIPAKRVVKFQVAKAAKDAILGAK, from the coding sequence ATGGCTAAATCACTCTCCAAATCACAGATTGCTTCAACGCTGTCAGAGAAGGTTGGAATTACCAAGAAGCAGTCCGTGCTCTACCTCGAAGAACTCGCGACGCTTGCATATAAGAATGCGAAAAATACATTTACGCTTCCTGGCCTCGGGAAACTGAAACTTAAAAACCGCGCAGCACGAACTGGCCGCAATCCTGCGACGGGCCAGGCAATTCAAATTCCCGCCAAGCGCGTGGTGAAGTTCCAGGTCGCGAAAGCGGCCAAGGATGCCATTCTCGGCGCGAAGTAA
- a CDS encoding carbon-nitrogen hydrolase, whose product MKRPVSSSVVRLGLIQTACSPSPAVNLKRTLAAAEAAAKKGAQIICTQELFRSQYFCQSEDHRCFELAETIPGPSTAAFQKIAKKHSVVIIASLFEKRAAGLYHNTAAVIDADGSLLGVYRKMHIPDDPLFYEKFYFTPGDLGFRAWQTRYAKIGVLVCWDQWYPEGARLTALQGAEILFYPTAIGWHPAEKAEYGARQHSAWETIQRSHAVANGCYVAVPNRIGHEVLKDVGGDGIQFWGQSFVAGTYGEIIAKAAVDQEETMIVPVDLKEVDTTRTHWPFLRDRRIDAYGNLTRRLID is encoded by the coding sequence ATGAAGCGTCCCGTTTCCTCGTCCGTCGTGAGGCTCGGCCTCATCCAAACCGCGTGCTCACCCAGTCCCGCTGTAAACCTGAAGCGGACGCTTGCCGCTGCGGAAGCCGCCGCAAAAAAGGGGGCCCAGATCATTTGCACACAAGAGTTGTTCCGGTCCCAATATTTCTGCCAGTCCGAGGATCACCGATGTTTCGAGCTCGCGGAAACCATTCCCGGGCCGAGCACTGCTGCATTCCAGAAGATCGCGAAGAAGCATTCTGTCGTCATCATCGCCTCGCTCTTTGAAAAACGCGCGGCAGGTTTGTATCACAACACCGCGGCAGTCATCGATGCGGATGGTTCGCTTCTGGGTGTGTATCGCAAGATGCACATTCCCGATGACCCTTTGTTCTACGAGAAGTTCTATTTCACGCCGGGCGACCTTGGTTTTCGAGCCTGGCAGACGAGGTACGCCAAAATCGGTGTCCTGGTTTGTTGGGATCAATGGTATCCCGAAGGCGCCCGCCTCACTGCGCTGCAGGGTGCGGAGATTCTGTTTTATCCGACCGCAATCGGGTGGCACCCGGCTGAGAAGGCCGAGTACGGCGCGCGTCAGCACTCTGCCTGGGAAACCATCCAGCGGAGCCACGCGGTCGCCAACGGCTGTTACGTGGCGGTGCCCAACCGCATTGGCCATGAGGTTCTCAAGGACGTCGGCGGCGACGGCATTCAGTTCTGGGGACAAAGCTTCGTCGCCGGGACCTACGGCGAGATCATCGCAAAGGCCGCTGTTGATCAGGAGGAAACGATGATCGTGCCTGTCGATCTCAAGGAAGTCGACACGACGCGCACGCACTGGCCATTTCTGCGGGACCGGCGCATTGATGCATACGGGAATCTCACCCGGCGCCTGATTGATTGA
- a CDS encoding pyridoxal phosphate-dependent aminotransferase, giving the protein MNYRISQRAASLSPSLTLAIDSKAKQMKAEGLDVVGFGAGEPDFDTPQHIKDACAKALADGFTKYTPASGIPELRQAIADKFKRENNLTYKASQVIVSCGGKHSCYNVILATCQEGDEVIIPAPYWLSYPEMVKLAGAQPVILETSDKTEFKVTPEQLRAAITPRTRLFVLNSPSNPTGTVYTPEEIRALGDICVEKGVLVMSDEIYEHLLYDGARHVSVAGFSPAHYDHTIVVHGFAKAWSMTGWRLGFLAAPEPIARAIDAIQSHSTSNPTSFAQKGAVAALNGPQDHLPKWLGEFSRRRQFAWQKLNGIPGISCVNARGAFYLFPNISKTGLKSAEFCARLLEQEKVAAVPGIAFGADDYIRLSYATSMANLEKGLDRIEKFARGLNR; this is encoded by the coding sequence ATGAACTACCGAATCTCTCAACGAGCCGCCTCGTTGAGCCCTTCCCTCACACTCGCCATCGATTCCAAAGCCAAACAGATGAAGGCAGAGGGCCTCGACGTCGTGGGTTTTGGCGCGGGCGAACCGGACTTCGACACGCCGCAGCATATCAAGGACGCCTGTGCGAAGGCGCTGGCAGATGGTTTCACAAAATACACTCCCGCCAGCGGAATACCCGAGCTGCGCCAGGCGATTGCGGACAAGTTCAAGCGGGAAAACAATCTCACGTACAAGGCGTCCCAGGTGATTGTCTCCTGTGGCGGGAAACATTCGTGTTACAACGTCATTCTTGCCACGTGCCAGGAAGGCGACGAAGTGATCATCCCAGCGCCATACTGGCTGAGCTATCCCGAGATGGTGAAGCTCGCCGGCGCGCAGCCCGTCATTCTAGAAACCAGCGACAAAACCGAATTCAAGGTCACGCCCGAGCAACTTCGCGCGGCGATCACCCCCCGCACGCGTCTGTTCGTCCTCAATTCTCCCAGCAACCCGACCGGCACGGTTTACACGCCCGAAGAAATACGCGCGCTCGGTGATATTTGCGTGGAAAAGGGCGTGCTGGTCATGAGCGATGAAATTTACGAGCACCTGCTTTACGATGGCGCGCGCCATGTGAGCGTTGCGGGTTTTTCACCTGCGCATTACGACCACACCATCGTTGTCCATGGCTTTGCCAAGGCGTGGAGCATGACAGGATGGCGGCTTGGATTTCTCGCGGCACCCGAACCGATCGCCCGCGCGATCGACGCAATCCAGAGCCACAGCACGAGCAATCCTACAAGCTTCGCGCAGAAGGGTGCCGTGGCAGCGCTGAACGGACCGCAGGATCACCTGCCGAAGTGGCTCGGCGAATTCTCACGGCGCCGGCAATTCGCCTGGCAGAAGCTCAACGGTATTCCCGGCATCTCGTGCGTGAATGCACGCGGCGCTTTTTATCTGTTCCCGAACATTTCCAAGACCGGCCTCAAGTCCGCTGAATTTTGCGCAAGGCTGCTTGAGCAGGAAAAGGTTGCCGCGGTCCCGGGAATCGCCTTTGGCGCCGACGACTACATACGCCTGAGCTATGCCACGAGCATGGCAAATCTCGAGAAGGGCCTTGATCGCATCGAAAAATTCGCGCGCGGACTGAACCGCTGA
- a CDS encoding TlpA disulfide reductase family protein — protein MKPNAILSCIAVTAGMCCLLGLATSCKREVPKGYSAAPVAPTNVTGGSNVFTSVPGPPPGTTLQQELDVLSQGLNAKLAAGTLTQSDVQHVIAQVERLRQNFKPATDEDRASLLMIKAMIYVRFLNDPAGATEALRQVQKEYPATQTAGSAQQAEQSLERDVAVQKIREQLRPGLPFPDFEGQDLEGNPLSIATFKGKVVLVDFWATWCPPCVAEMPNIQRVYQKHKARGFEVLGINLDEDRKALDTFLRRNEIPWPQHWDGKRWESPVAQKYAINALPTSFLLDRNGRILALNLHGPILESAVEMALAATERSNPTENVPVETRDPIP, from the coding sequence ATGAAGCCAAACGCAATTCTGTCCTGCATCGCCGTCACGGCTGGAATGTGCTGCCTGCTCGGGCTCGCAACCTCGTGCAAGCGCGAGGTGCCCAAAGGCTATTCAGCCGCCCCCGTGGCCCCCACGAACGTCACGGGCGGTTCCAACGTTTTCACTTCAGTTCCGGGGCCGCCGCCTGGAACCACACTGCAGCAGGAGCTGGATGTTTTGAGCCAGGGACTGAATGCCAAGCTCGCCGCCGGTACGTTGACGCAATCCGATGTTCAACACGTAATCGCCCAGGTGGAACGCCTGCGTCAGAATTTTAAACCGGCCACCGACGAGGACAGGGCATCGCTGCTAATGATCAAGGCGATGATCTACGTGCGGTTCCTGAACGACCCTGCGGGTGCGACTGAAGCATTGCGGCAGGTGCAGAAGGAATATCCCGCGACCCAAACCGCGGGCAGCGCCCAGCAGGCTGAGCAGAGCCTGGAACGGGATGTCGCGGTGCAAAAAATCAGGGAGCAACTTCGGCCCGGCCTGCCTTTTCCCGATTTCGAAGGACAGGATCTGGAAGGCAATCCGCTTTCAATCGCCACGTTCAAAGGAAAGGTGGTGCTGGTGGATTTCTGGGCAACCTGGTGCCCGCCATGCGTGGCCGAGATGCCCAACATTCAGCGCGTCTACCAAAAACACAAGGCGCGCGGCTTTGAGGTTCTCGGCATCAACCTCGATGAAGATCGCAAGGCTCTCGATACGTTCCTTCGGCGCAATGAGATTCCATGGCCGCAACATTGGGATGGGAAACGCTGGGAAAGCCCGGTGGCGCAGAAGTATGCAATCAACGCCCTGCCCACCTCCTTCCTCCTCGATCGCAACGGCAGAATCCTGGCGCTCAACCTGCACGGCCCGATTTTGGAATCAGCAGTCGAAATGGCCTTGGCGGCAACGGAACGCTCGAACCCAACCGAGAACGTCCCGGTGGAAACCCGGGATCCAATTCCGTAA
- the fusA gene encoding elongation factor G has protein sequence MKEFLPADIRNFAVVGHASSGKTMLCEAMLASAGVINRMGSIAAGTTVSDYHESEKARQISVSASLMHLEWLGKKFNILDCPGYADFISEGLGALRVGDFALIVINAAHGVGVGTDAVWRYATQYGIPKMIVVNAFDKEELNFDLILAQVREHFGATVFPLTLPVNPGPDFNQVLDVPRDEIVTYATDRSGKFTESAAAGEWKEKVDALHKELIEHVAESDDALMEKFFEQGGLSEEEWRAGIHRAIQNQVFVPLFVASAEKNIGVARLMDFIAKYGSSPVDRAKVAALGPDGKELAVKLNDPDPVCYVFKTMSEAQFGELSFFRVYSGQVKVGSEVFNSDRRISEKIGQIYLLNGKTRENVPLLNAGDIGAVVKLKDTHTGNTLCSGKHPVTLPKVSYPRPNIHASLKSTSKGEEDKIAAGLAALHHEDPTFLHHVDPELHETILSAQGELHLEVIADRLRRRYGVHVELHEPRVRYRETIKGHGESKYRHKKQTGGAGQFAEVWMRVEPTPRDKGVEFKQSLVGQNVDRVFVPSVEKGVQKVCEEGVLAGYRVVDVKVDFYDGKMHPVDSKDIAFQIAGYFAFKEAFSSAKPCLLEPINTVEIQIPEDCMGKVMGDLSSRRGRIQGIDTDGSFQVIKAQVPADELYRYSSTLRSLTGGRGVHTEEFSHYEECPRDVEQRIVEEAKKHRQNHQPNGH, from the coding sequence ATGAAAGAATTCTTACCTGCTGACATTCGCAACTTTGCCGTGGTTGGCCATGCTTCTTCAGGAAAAACCATGCTGTGCGAGGCCATGCTCGCCAGCGCCGGGGTCATCAACCGCATGGGCAGCATCGCCGCAGGAACCACGGTGTCGGATTACCACGAAAGCGAAAAGGCTCGCCAGATTTCCGTTTCGGCGTCGCTCATGCACCTGGAATGGCTCGGAAAGAAGTTCAACATCCTGGACTGCCCGGGTTACGCGGATTTCATCAGCGAAGGACTCGGCGCCCTGAGGGTCGGCGATTTCGCGCTCATCGTCATCAATGCCGCACACGGCGTGGGTGTCGGCACCGATGCCGTGTGGCGCTATGCGACGCAATATGGAATTCCGAAAATGATCGTGGTGAATGCCTTCGACAAGGAGGAGTTGAACTTTGATTTAATCCTTGCCCAGGTGCGGGAGCATTTCGGTGCGACAGTGTTTCCTCTGACCCTTCCCGTGAACCCGGGTCCTGACTTCAACCAGGTGCTCGATGTGCCGCGCGATGAAATCGTCACGTACGCAACCGATCGCAGTGGGAAGTTCACGGAGTCCGCAGCTGCCGGCGAGTGGAAGGAAAAGGTCGATGCGCTTCACAAGGAATTAATTGAACATGTTGCCGAATCGGATGACGCGTTGATGGAAAAGTTTTTCGAGCAGGGCGGCCTTTCGGAAGAGGAATGGCGGGCTGGAATCCATCGCGCCATTCAGAACCAGGTGTTTGTGCCGCTCTTTGTTGCGTCCGCGGAGAAGAACATCGGCGTTGCCCGCCTCATGGATTTCATTGCGAAGTATGGATCATCGCCTGTGGACCGCGCCAAAGTCGCGGCGCTGGGCCCTGATGGCAAGGAACTGGCCGTCAAGCTGAATGATCCCGATCCCGTGTGCTATGTGTTCAAGACGATGAGCGAAGCGCAGTTCGGCGAACTCTCGTTTTTCCGCGTTTATTCGGGCCAGGTAAAGGTCGGTTCGGAAGTGTTCAACAGCGACCGGCGCATCTCGGAGAAGATCGGGCAGATTTATCTGTTAAACGGAAAAACCCGCGAGAACGTGCCATTGTTGAACGCGGGCGACATTGGCGCCGTGGTCAAGCTGAAGGATACGCACACGGGCAACACGCTCTGCAGCGGCAAGCATCCTGTCACGCTCCCCAAGGTCAGCTACCCGCGCCCCAACATTCACGCCTCGCTCAAGAGCACGAGCAAGGGTGAGGAGGACAAGATCGCGGCCGGCCTCGCCGCCCTGCACCACGAGGACCCGACGTTTCTGCATCATGTCGACCCTGAATTGCACGAGACGATCCTGTCCGCGCAGGGCGAGTTGCACCTGGAGGTGATTGCTGACCGACTGCGACGCCGTTATGGAGTGCATGTGGAATTGCACGAGCCCCGCGTGCGTTATCGCGAAACAATCAAGGGTCACGGCGAATCCAAGTACCGCCACAAGAAGCAGACGGGCGGGGCAGGGCAGTTCGCCGAAGTGTGGATGCGCGTCGAACCCACCCCGCGCGATAAGGGAGTGGAATTCAAGCAATCACTCGTCGGGCAGAACGTCGATCGCGTCTTTGTTCCGTCCGTGGAAAAAGGTGTTCAAAAGGTTTGCGAAGAAGGCGTGCTCGCGGGCTATCGGGTCGTCGACGTGAAGGTGGATTTCTACGACGGCAAAATGCATCCCGTCGATTCCAAGGACATCGCGTTCCAGATTGCAGGATACTTTGCGTTCAAGGAAGCGTTCAGCAGCGCAAAGCCCTGCCTCCTCGAACCGATCAACACCGTTGAAATTCAGATTCCGGAAGATTGCATGGGCAAGGTCATGGGCGATCTCTCGAGCCGGCGCGGACGCATCCAGGGCATCGACACGGACGGCAGCTTCCAGGTCATCAAGGCGCAGGTGCCGGCCGACGAATTATACCGTTATTCGAGCACCTTGCGTTCACTGACAGGCGGCCGTGGTGTGCATACGGAGGAATTCAGTCACTACGAGGAATGTCCGCGCGACGTGGAACAGCGGATTGTCGAGGAAGCGAAAAAGCATCGTCAAAATCACCAGCCAAACGGGCATTAG